The region TCATTTCACAATAATATACTCAGATAATTATGAGAAGCTCTGGTTCTTAGCAGGTGGGTTTCAACTGAGGGTGACTTAGGTGTTCTGAGAAGGGCCTCCAAGGGTCTCTTCTTCAGGTTGGTCAGTTTCCCTAGGGAATTAACTCTAATAATTAGAGTTAATTAATCAGCCATATCTGATAAGAGGAATAGGAGTCTACCCCACCAGTATATCACTTTTCACTTAATTCTTGGTTTAAGCATGATGAGTCTCATCTCTATCCTCAGCCATGTTTCATGAACTTGAAACCAGAGCCTGCATGGTTTGATTTCTCCAGAGAATAAACCTCTAGCCTTCTGCTGAGTTGGGGAAGAGACAGTCATTTGGCAGTTGGAGGCTTAAGGAAAGGAACTAGAGTATCTGACTGTTTCCTTTAAGAACGTCATCTAGgggactccctggcagtccagtggttaaagctctatgcttccaccgcaggggacacaggtttgatccctggtcagggaactaagatgccacaagcttcaaagcacagcaaaaataaaaaagaatgtcatCCAATCCTTCAGAAGTATATAGGACCTCCAGTTTCTTGACTTTTTCCAGAGTTCTCTACTGCAAGACAACTTACTTCTTGATGGGTAAGCTCTGTAGTCTTTTTTGTTCTCTGAGGTATGTCAAGTTAGTTATCACTCATCCATTGGCTCTTCAGCTTCTAAAACTCGGTTGATATCGCCTCCCCATTCTCTTTCCTCTTGTAGGTTTACATCTCTTCATCCTTTATTGTCACTTTAAGTAGGGTTTTGGGATACAGCAGAGATAAATGCATGTGTTCAATGCACATGTTTAACcaaaagttataaaattatttccttattcattcaaagttggtgatggacagggctgctgcagtccatggggttgcaaagagtcagacacaactgagcaactgaaccgaactgcactgattcattcaaaaattattttaagtgctTGACAGTGCACCACTGCAGATACAGCAATAAACTAAACAAAgacacagtctctctctctctgcaggtAACAGACAGTCTAGGAGGAATCGCAGACAACACACAAGTAATCCCTCAGGTGCTAAGAGACAGACATTTAGGATGCCACAGGAGGTTACAACAGGTAGACCGACCCAAGGCCAGGTGGGCAGAAAGAACATGGGAAGATTTCCCGAAGTAAGCAACTACTGGCTCCACACCAACACATTTTCTACAGAAAAATTAAGCTTGTTAAGTCCAGTGGAGCAGCTTACCGGCGCTGGATCTGCCGTGCAAAATTGTTGCTGGAAGCTGAGCAGGGAAACTGGACTTCACTATGCAGGGTAGCGTTGCGGAAGAGATCACAGAAGTTCTCAAAGAGCTCCAAAAGCTCATCTGACGTGTTCTCAAACACGGCGATCACCTCTGTTGTTACCATGTTGTACACCACAAAGAAAGATGCCTGCGGAAGAAGAGGGAGACCCAAGGAACAGCTGAGCATAAGACCTCACCTAGCATATTCATCATTTGGCTGAAAACGCAAACTCCCCAAGTAAAACCAGCAAACAACTCCACTCCGGCACTACAGCAGCGTGATGCCCAGAGGTTCTGGAAGCGGAGGAAGCCTCAGTGGGCTTGAGCCATCAAGGGCCTCAGAGCTGACTGATTTCCCACTGTACCTGTGCTGCTGGAATTACTGAGTTGCTCAGCATATATGTATAAAAGGGCTTTCAATCTTTCATTTCAACCTGTGTGCAAATTTAGTATGTTTCCTTTCAAGTGCTTATTCCCTACTTATGCCCCAACCCACTCTGAGATTAAAAACACTTTTCTAAAATGCCAGATTTAATTTTCCTTCCTGCTGAGAAAGTGATTTGCAGTCAGGAGCTGCCTGTTGgcaaattattttctcttgtatGTGTATAGCAGAAAGTTCAATTTGGgggcatttcctttctctcttaatATTTCTAACATGCAGAGAGACATCTTAAGCACACCATGTCCACCTAGGCAAGTTGTAACCAAGCGGGGGACTGAgctgaacaaatgaaaaaatcagagaagtgttttccatttccttcttcataaaTGTTCTTTTAGCCAAGAGCGTTTGTAACACATGTTGGACATTCGTAGCAATTCAGATCAGAGGGGGAAACATGAAAAGCATTCAAATGCTATGGGTGGCAGAGTTACTGCTTTCTCTGAATGGGTCCCCAGGTGCCTGGTCCTCTTCTCTGAACCTCCAGTGCTCTGCTCAGCTTAACACTGAAGCGCGAGGTACCCCAAGTTTTTGTCACAGTGAATGTGGCAGTGTGGGGCTACCACCAGGACTCTAGAAGTTTCCAGAATGCTAGGATTAGTATTCCGCCTCCTAGGATTAAGCCTGAATCTTCATTACCAATTTTTGGAGACATCTGGCCCACCTGTTTCACCAGTAATTAGTCCTTCCCAGAGCTTATATTACATGACTTTTGCGGTCACCTGGAAATTAAATTTGGCTGTAAATTAAAGAGGCTGGAGGGTAATCTGAGAATAATACCCATAATATTAGCAAGGCTTTGTGTTGAGGTACACTTTTTACTCATTAACCTTATTGGAACCTATCAAATTAAACtggggaaggaggctggaggACAACGAGGGGAGAGTTTGGGTTTAAAGTTACAAATTCTGTAAGCAAAGCACAGAGCCCTAGCAATGTTGCTGGCTATGACTTACTGTAGCTACCGAACATAAGGAGGTCATATTttagtgaaggagaaaaggataatCTCGAATGCGGCAGTCACAGACAACATACTCCCTCCAAAACAAAAAGCTAATTATAGCTCAAACCTAAATACAAGATGGACTCATGTCCTTTATATAAACCTGGACGACACTTTGATATAGGACGGCTTCACCAGGACCCATCATGACTGCGTGAATACAGAATTACACAAACATTTACTAACATTCCCACCAGGGCAGACTGGGAGATACAGGACAGAAGGGTACAGAAGTCAAGGGCTCTACCACCACCCTCTCATGACGCCTGAGATGAACTGGACACTCACTCACAATGGTGACTGGCTCAATGGTGACTTCATCAttaataagaaagtaaaaaaattcaggaaaaaaaaaatctctcacaaATGTATTACTCAGatctcaatgggcttccctggtgtcactGGAAAGAATCTTCTttccaatgcaggatacacaggttggatcactgggccaggaagattccctggagaagaaaataacaacccactccagtattcttgcctgggaaatcccatggacaaaggagcctggcaggctacagtccatagggttgcaaagagtggaacatgacttagtgactaaataacaaccatTTTTAGTCACctctgctccttttttttttttttttttttaagaatacacAAGGTATgattcagaagaaaaatattagaaaccATTTTTCCATGGATGGTTGGTAAGGTCTCAGGAGACAATTTTCTATACAGTTTCTCTTAAGGGCAGAATCAGCTACAAGTCAATGAGAGAAACCAGACTCAGCTGACTGCAGTTTACTGGCTTGCTCTGTTGTACATTTCCAAACTCGTATATAAGGAGACAATGTGGAAACAGGAGaatgatggggggtggggtgttggttccaaactgggaaaggaatacataaacgctgtatattgccaccttgctcttatacgcagagtacaacatatgaaatgccagactggatgaagcacaagtttgaatcaagattgcagggagaaaaatcaataacctcagatacgtagatgacatcacccttaaggcagaaagcaaagaggaactaaagagcctcttgaaagtgaaagaggacagtgaaaaagctggcttaaaactcaaacttcagaaaacgaagatcatggcatctggtcccatcacttcatggcaaacagatggggaaacaatggaaacagtgagagactttattttattgggctccaaaatcactgcaaatggtgactatagccatgaaattaaaagatacttgatctttggaagaaaagctatgacaaacttagacagcatattaaaaaacagagacatgacttcaccaacaaaggtctatctagtcaaagctatggtttttccagtagtcatgtatggttctgagagttggaccataaagaaaactgattactgaaaaattgatgcttttgaactgtggtgttggagaaggctcctgagagtcccttggattgcaaggagatcgaaccagtcaatcctaaaggaaatcagtcctgagtattcaatgaaaggactgatgctgaagtttcaatactctggccacctgatgtgaaaaactgactcattagaaaagaccctgatgctgggaaagattgaaggcaggaggagaaagtgttgacagaggatgagacagttggatggcatcaccgacttgatggacatgagtttcagcaagctccaggagttagtgatggacagggaagcctggcgtgctgcagtccatggggttgcaaagagtcagacatgactgagtaactgaattgaactgtaaaGAAGTTAGGTCTCTCACTTGGTCAATAATAAAGTAGACAGCTCCTCAAAGGGAAATGTCCACATCGCTCTGAGGTTTGGCATGGTGTTTTAACCCAAACGTCTTCATGGTTTCTGTACTCATAACACAATACCTTATTCCTATTTGTGAAATGCATCTTCCCCATCAACATCTTTCACCCAAACTAAAAACCCCTCAGAACCTGCAGTCCTGGTGATTCACCGGCAGATCAAAAACTGGCTTCCTTCCCATCTTATCACTGCTCCATAATCTATGTTCCAGCGTGTGGGCAAGGTCAGAGTAAAGTCATAGAGCTTAATTCTGTTAAATGAACTGTCCCATTAGTTATAATCTAAAGATTTTGTGAGGAAGTATACTGACATCATTTAAGTAAGAAAAAAGACTAGTTACAATCTAAAGATATTGTGAGAAAGTATACTGACATCATTTAAGTAAGAAAAAAGACTAAACTTTttagaagattttctttttttgtatggtGGGTTCATTCTCATTGCCAGAACTAAAACAGACCAATAAGTACAATCTTCCACAAAACCAAGGCACTATCCATAGGGAGTCAAATCTTAACCTTAGAGCATCTGGGCTTCCATCTCCAGGGTACTGAAAATGCTCTGCAGAAGAATTAGGGTtgggaacctccctggtggtccagtggttaagaatctgctttccaatccAAGGGACatagatttgatccttggtcagggaatgaagatcccacatgctgcagggcaagaAAGATGGCCCCGCTtgctgcagcaaagacccagtgcagcccccaaaaaagtaaaatttaaaaaaataaatattaaaaaaaaaaaagaaataggataaTATTCACAGGGTTGACTATCTATATGTCGATGGCTTGAGATTTTGCTTCCATTTGTCCAAATAAATACACGTGGCTAGAGAAAAGTGGAGCTGTTTTAAGTTCGGCTGAGCCCTAGGGTAGCAAAAATTCAAGATCCACATAAAATGTGTTATTTCTGAGAGGCTGGCCACAGGCAAAGAGAGAAGCCTTCCCAAGGAGACGGGAAGGAGGAAGGGCAGGACGGCAGCTCCTACCTGCGACGGATCTGTGACTCGCAGGGTCACCACGTCCTCACTGGTGTACTTGATAAACAGGTGGTTTTCATCCAGAAGCTGCATCTTCCACATGCGCAGCTGCCGCAGCTGgtcaaaatactgaaaaaagcGCCTCTTGGCCATGGCGCTTCCGTCCTGCTCTGCCCGGCGCCATAGGTACACCAGCAGCCGGTGTTTCAGGGAGTTGATGAAGGGGTCCCTGAACGGGTTGGCCATGCCTGTCTGGCTGTCCCGCTGCACCTCGGGGAACATGGCCGACACAGTGAGCAGGTCGTCTTCGTAGCAAAAGCGGCCAATGGTCCTCACGTCGATGAAGGTGCCCTCGGGGGTCACCTGGAAGACGTGGATGGTCTGCTGCTGCACCGACAGGATGGCCAGGATGTTCTTATACAGGTACAGCCCCTGGTTGTGAGACAGGACCACCTTGTCGCACTTGAAGGTGCGCGTGTCACACAGGCGGCCGGTGTGGAGGTCAACGATGTGGAGGGAGTAATCCTCCAGGGGGGACCGGGGGTTGGGGGTCACGGACTCGCTGTTGCGATACACCTCGTAGAAGGGGGGGTGCGGCTCGTCCGGCAGGTAGGCGGCGGAGCCCACGATGACGCAGCGGCAGTCGTCCGTGAAGAGGCTGCACTCTCGGTTCAGGTGCTCGCCGTTGGCCGCGACGCTGGTGATGTGCAGCAGGACAAAGAAGCGCTCGAAGAGCCGGCCGCGGATGTTGACGGACCGCTGGTCGTTGCCGTTGGCCAGAATCTCCCCCTCGTAGCCCTGCAGGAGGTCCTCGGCGGCCTGGCAGCCCTGGTACTCGTAGATTTCCAGAGATGTCTGGTCGGAAGAGAAAGCGATGAAGTAGCGTCCGTCGGGGGAGAACTTTCGCAAGAAGCAAGGCGGCTTCTCCACATTGACGACCGTGAAGTTGGGGAAGACGTTCTGGTGGAAGACCCGGACCTGGTGCCAGTGGGTGCCTGCCTTGCCCGAGCTGATCCGCCGACGCTCCAGGCGGTGAATGACATTTTGGTTTTGGATTCTTCGAGGTTTGATGGTGGAAACATGATGATCCATTATCACATCTCTGCATGggaaagtaaaaaagagaagtcaagaaaacaaaaatttaccaAAACATAAATACAGATGACCTTTGCACAAGTCGGGGGTGAGGAGCACTAACCCTCTGCAGCTGAAAATTTGAGTATAGTTGGCTCAGTATACGTGGTTCCACAGATCTTCAACATCCATGGATTCAAGCGATGTGCAGTAGTGCAGTATTTACTGTTGGAAAAAATGCACATGtacgggggaaggagagggtggggcgaaTTAAGAAAGTAGCACTGTCGTATATACACTgccacgtgtaaaacagacagctagccGGAGGCTGCTGTCCAACACGGGGAGTCCTgcctggcgctctgtgatgacctagaggggtggggtgggggtgggggtgggagagaggctcaagaggaagggaataTATACATAGTTATGGCTGATTCccgctgttgtatggcagaaaccaacacaacattgtaaaacaatcatcctccaccaaaaataaaataaaaattgtgcatggctttaaaaaaaaaatccatgtgtaagCGGACCTGCACAGTTAAAATCTGAGTTGTTCGAGGATCAACTGTGTATACACAAGTCAAATACATTTCCTCCATATACCCTGGGTGAAGGAGCTCCCAAGATGACGGTGATTGGCATTTCTCCTTCCCAAGCTACAGTTAGTAAGTGGTCCAGATAGCTTTGAGTCTTATCAAAACTCAATTTTTGAGGGAAGGACCGAATTCTCTAGGAAGACCTT is a window of Bos indicus isolate NIAB-ARS_2022 breed Sahiwal x Tharparkar chromosome 21, NIAB-ARS_B.indTharparkar_mat_pri_1.0, whole genome shotgun sequence DNA encoding:
- the DET1 gene encoding DET1 homolog — translated: MDHHVSTIKPRRIQNQNVIHRLERRRISSGKAGTHWHQVRVFHQNVFPNFTVVNVEKPPCFLRKFSPDGRYFIAFSSDQTSLEIYEYQGCQAAEDLLQGYEGEILANGNDQRSVNIRGRLFERFFVLLHITSVAANGEHLNRECSLFTDDCRCVIVGSAAYLPDEPHPPFYEVYRNSESVTPNPRSPLEDYSLHIVDLHTGRLCDTRTFKCDKVVLSHNQGLYLYKNILAILSVQQQTIHVFQVTPEGTFIDVRTIGRFCYEDDLLTVSAMFPEVQRDSQTGMANPFRDPFINSLKHRLLVYLWRRAEQDGSAMAKRRFFQYFDQLRQLRMWKMQLLDENHLFIKYTSEDVVTLRVTDPSQASFFVVYNMVTTEVIAVFENTSDELLELFENFCDLFRNATLHSEVQFPCSASSNNFARQIQRRFKDTIVNAKYGGHTEAVRRLLGQLPISAQSYSGSPYLDLSLFSYDDKWVSVMERPKTCGDHPIRFYARDSGLLKFEIQAGLLGRPINHTVRRLVAFTFHPFEPFAISVQRTNAEYVVNFHMRHCCT